A single Pangasianodon hypophthalmus isolate fPanHyp1 chromosome 27, fPanHyp1.pri, whole genome shotgun sequence DNA region contains:
- the ccdc15 gene encoding coiled-coil domain-containing protein 15 produces MSQPRNGKKSEARQRGRIKDGGQMLSTRTWRKRRDMWVLAERNPAVVPVGAWVETGEEEQEHPAVRALHTEELLEETRRVKEENLRQFQDTVRRRVSEQARIRKQQQLQMFYKTAERDCRVFQQSSDSAQRLTPQKNLFPSCPQGEIAICSPSARWVTAQELKVASSDDANQYRHQLSKIMKQVRHRLAACQTVREGEDLSELPGGIWEVSPTRDKTVGRIMEDGSEEEEEEEEENEDGLGEEEEVSLAGQHDRPLCSQNSKMVTFQNDVVHGSVSREPHPTSPDYRSTQVLWTREDQEEQKRQRRSQFLMYRRLFMDIEREQVKEHQRHKNHLRRIARIKAEKEQQREEEERRMERARQQEESRRELAERERVILERLRLEEEEQEEEKRRARAKKSKETTRYVEALRAQIKEKLEQEKVELPPLCCCGEGFWDSHPDTCANNCVFYNNPKAYAQALHSVLLSCELNEGGAGLGGFTRKIMRTLTHHS; encoded by the exons ATGAGTCAACCGAGGAATGGTAAGAAGAGCGAAGCAAGGCAGAGAGGTCGAATAAAAGATGGAGGACAGATGTTAAGCACAAGAACATGGAGAAAGCGGAGAGATATGTGGGTTTTAGCCGAGAGGAACCCGGCGGTGGTGCCGGTCGGCGCATGGGTCGAGACTGGAGAGGAAGAACAGGAGCATCCAGCG GTACGAGCGTTGCACACAGAGGAGCTGCTTGAAGAAACCCGCAGGGTGAAGGAGGAGAACCTGCGCCAGTTTCAGGACACGGTGCGCAGACGGGTATCCGAGCAGGCCCGAATACGTAAACAACAGCAGCTACAGATGTTTTACAAAACA GCTGAAAGGGATTGTCGAGTATTCCAGCAGAGCAGTGACTCCGCCCAGCGCCTCACACCTCAGAAGAATCTATTTCCATCCTGCCCACAAGGGGAGATCGCTATCTGCAGCCCGAGTGCACGCTGGGTCACGGCTCAAGAGCTCAAGGTGGCCAGCAGTGATGATGCTAACCAGTACAGACATCAG cttAGCAAGATCATGAAGCAGGTGAGACACAGACTGGCTGCGTGCCAAACCGTCCGAGAGGGCGAAGACCTATCAGAGCTTCCAGGAGGAATATGGGAAGTGTCTCCAACTAGAGAT AAGACTGTCGGGAGAATAATGGAGGATGGCAgcgaagaggaggaggaggaggaggaggaaaatgaAGATGGGCTTGGGGAGGAAGAAGAGGTTTCGTTGGCGGGGCAGCACGATCGGCCGCTCTGTTCACAGAATAGCAAGATGGTGACTTTCCAGAATGATGTG GTGCATGGAAGTGTGTCGAGAGAACCGCATCCCACAAGCCCGGACTACAGATCCACTCAGGTGCTGTGGACGAGAGAGGACCAAGAGGAGCAGAAGAGACAG AGACGCTCTCAGTTCCTGATGTATCGGCGTCTTTTCATGGACATCGAGCGGGAGCAGGTGAAGGAGCACCAGAGACACAAGAACCATCTGAGGAGAATCGCCAG AATTAAGGCAGAGAAGGAGCagcagagggaggaggaggagaggaggatggAGCGTGCTCGACAGCAGGAGGAGAGCAGGAGGGAGCTGGCCGAGAGGGAGCGCGTCATTCTGGAGCGGCTCAGgctggaggaagaggagcaggaggaggagaagagaagagcgCGAGCAAAGAAATCCAAAGAGACCACAAG GTACGTCGAGGCCTTGCGAGCCCAGATAAAGGAGAAGCTGGAGCAGGAGAAAGTCGAGCTTCCTCCACTCTGCTGCTGTGGCGAGGGTTTTTGGGATTCGCACCCTGACACTTGCGCCAACAACTGTGTCTTCTACAACAATCCTAAAG CTTATGCTCAGGCTCTGCACTCAGTCCTATTGAGCTGCGAGCTGAACGAAGGCGGTGCTGGACTCGGGGGCTTCACGCGGAAAATCATGCGCACACTGACACACCACAGCTaa